A genomic window from Microbacterium sp. H1-D42 includes:
- a CDS encoding DNA-formamidopyrimidine glycosylase family protein: MPEGDTVFKTAQRLDAALHGQTATRFDLRVPQAATIDLAGHTVREVVPRGKHILMRIGDWTLHSHLRMDGSWRVYRPGERWQHPAFKVRAIVATDRAEAVGVDIAEVQVVAARDEHELVGHLGPDPLADDWDAAEAAHRLSGDIRSIHVALLDQRNVAGFGNEYAAELLFLRGVLPETPTSQVDIAALLDLGVRTIRANRDRADRTFTGDARRGRTNWVYGRAQRPCRRCGTLIQTGRIGADPTRERVTFWCPRCQR, translated from the coding sequence ATGCCTGAGGGCGACACTGTCTTCAAGACCGCACAGCGGTTGGATGCCGCCCTGCACGGGCAGACGGCGACGCGGTTCGATCTGCGGGTCCCGCAGGCCGCGACGATCGACCTCGCGGGGCACACCGTGCGCGAGGTCGTCCCGCGCGGCAAGCACATCCTCATGCGCATCGGCGACTGGACCCTTCATTCCCATCTGCGCATGGATGGTTCCTGGCGCGTCTACCGGCCGGGTGAGAGGTGGCAGCATCCGGCGTTCAAGGTCCGCGCGATCGTCGCGACCGACCGTGCGGAGGCGGTGGGCGTCGACATCGCCGAAGTGCAGGTCGTCGCCGCACGTGACGAGCACGAACTCGTCGGTCATCTCGGCCCCGATCCCCTCGCGGACGACTGGGATGCTGCTGAAGCCGCGCATCGCCTGAGCGGCGACATCCGCAGCATCCACGTCGCCCTGCTCGACCAGCGCAACGTCGCGGGCTTCGGCAACGAGTATGCCGCGGAGCTGCTCTTCCTGCGCGGAGTCCTGCCGGAGACGCCGACCTCGCAGGTCGACATCGCGGCCCTCCTCGACCTCGGTGTGCGCACCATCCGCGCGAACCGCGATCGCGCCGACCGCACCTTCACGGGCGACGCCAGACGCGGCCGGACGAACTGGGTCTACGGCCGCGCGCAGCGTCCATGCCGCCGCTGCGGAACCCTGATCCAGACGGGTCGGATCGGCGCCGATCCGACCCGCGAGCGCGTCACCTTCTGGTGCCCGCGATGCCAGCGCTGA
- a CDS encoding EI24 domain-containing protein, which translates to MISEFITGIRFLGRGFGYWKKRPGMMALGLVPAFISLVVLAAGVIPLLLSLGGITDWATPFADGWNPFWRSALRVAFGIVIAVAALVLAGVIFTALTLLIGDPFYQRIWRTVETDLGGDVPAEDGGFLVALGESVRLIALGALVALLALALGFIPLVGAVVATVTSVLLTGRILARELTGRALNARDMTTYDRSQLFAAHRGRLLGFGAATQLCFMVPFGAVFVMPTAVVGATLLSRDLLDRRPVLPPANAAPSPPAPPAPAHTAPAPPPASTPSTPPAPPAPPSEPR; encoded by the coding sequence TTGATCAGCGAGTTCATCACCGGCATCCGATTCCTCGGGCGGGGGTTCGGGTATTGGAAGAAGCGCCCGGGAATGATGGCGCTGGGTCTTGTCCCCGCGTTCATCTCACTGGTGGTGCTCGCCGCTGGCGTCATCCCGCTGCTGCTCTCACTCGGCGGGATCACCGACTGGGCGACGCCGTTCGCAGATGGCTGGAATCCGTTCTGGCGCAGCGCACTGCGCGTGGCATTCGGCATCGTGATCGCAGTCGCCGCACTCGTGCTCGCCGGAGTCATCTTCACCGCACTGACGCTGCTCATCGGAGACCCGTTCTACCAGCGCATCTGGCGAACCGTCGAGACCGACCTCGGCGGCGACGTCCCCGCTGAGGACGGCGGCTTCCTCGTCGCCCTCGGCGAGAGCGTCCGGCTCATCGCCCTTGGCGCGCTCGTCGCGCTGCTCGCCCTCGCTCTGGGCTTCATCCCGCTGGTCGGCGCCGTCGTCGCGACCGTGACGAGTGTGCTGCTCACCGGCCGCATCCTCGCCCGCGAGCTCACCGGCCGCGCCCTGAACGCCCGCGACATGACGACCTACGACCGATCTCAGCTGTTCGCCGCGCATCGCGGGCGCCTGCTGGGCTTCGGTGCCGCGACCCAGCTGTGTTTCATGGTGCCGTTCGGTGCGGTGTTCGTCATGCCGACGGCTGTCGTCGGCGCCACCCTGCTGTCCCGAGACCTGCTCGACCGCCGACCAGTGCTGCCGCCCGCGAACGCTGCACCCTCGCCGCCGGCGCCGCCCGCCCCCGCGCACACCGCACCGGCGCCGCCTCCCGCGAGCACGCCCAGCACGCCACCCGCGCCACCCGCGCCACCGAGCGAACCCCGCTGA
- a CDS encoding ATP-dependent helicase — protein MSDVLDRFTPATQDWFRGAFDAPTPAQVGAWEAVSAGCSALVVAPTGSGKTLSAFLWAIDSVFRERMASTKSDAAAESARTRILYISPLKALGVDVERNLRSPLVGIGQSARRLGLDVPEVTVGVRSGDTTSSDRRKLVSAPPDILITTPESLYLMLTSRAGETLRGVHTVIIDEVHAVAATKRGAHLAVSLERLDALRAADGAAEPAQRIGLSATVRPIDEVARFLGGSAPVEIVAPRAVKTFELDVVVPMDDMRNPPPPPGAAAVSDEPAEYTEVTGSVWPHVEEAIVDKVLENRSTIVFANSRRLAERLTGRLNEIYSERIGVALPEPTAPPAAMMAQAGSTAGADPVLAKAHHGSVSKEQRAQVEDELKSGILRCVVATSSLELGIDMGAVDLVIQVEAPPSAASGLQRVGRAGHQVGEVSRASLFPKHRGDVLHTAIVTERMLAGQIEAIAVPRNPLDILAQQTIAACALAPISVEDWFETVRRSAPFQTLPRSAYEATLDLLAGRFPSDEFAELRPRLVWDRDAGTLTGRPGAQRIAVTSGGTIPDRGLFGVFVAGETTGARVGELDEEMVYESRVGDVFTLGTTSWRIAEITHDRVNVLPAYGQPGKVPFWHGDGIGRPYELGEALGRFSREVSAAAPAKAQQRLIDAGLDESARANLMSHLAEQREATGTLPTDRTLTVERGHDEVGDWRVILHSPYGMKVHAPWALAVNARVRERLGVEGSAVASDDGIIVRIPDADAEPPGAELFFFDADELEQIVTAEVGGSALFASRFRECAARALLMPRMNPNKRTPLWQQRQRSAQLLEVARRYPTFPIILETLREVLQDVYDLPSLRRLITEISERRIRLVETEPAQPSPFARDLLFGYVGAFMYEGDSPLAERRAAALSVDPSLLGELLGTVEMRELLDPDVIAQFEREAQRLDPQRQARGVEGVADLLRQLGPLDAAEVAARLEPGAPATALLSELVTARRVIPMTIAGHARFAVIEDAGRLRDALGAALPTGIPVAFLDPVADPLGDLASRHARTHGPFTTASVAERFGVGAAVARHTLQRLESAGRLTSGFFLPASDADPSGEKEWCDSEVLRRLRMRSLAAIRGSVEPVSPGAYARFLPDWQHLTRPVEGIDGVLSIVEQLAGVPIPASAWESLVLPSRVRDYTPALLDELTAAGEVVWAGHGALPGRDGWVSLHPADLAPFTLPIPEEMPAAGSLDERVLDVLRLSGASFTGAVRTMTDAENEQSVLDSLWTLAWQGHITNDTFAPVRALIAGGSQAHKAARRAPRTRTYRGISLARPAGRGPSVGSGGRWAVLPEAESDAARRATVTAGLLLDRYGVVTRGAVQAEGVPGGFAQAYRVLAGFEEAGHCRRGYVIERLGAAQFAASTTVDRLRTFAGLTDPPPRRAVTLAATDPANPYGAALGWPRLDAVSHRPGRKAGGLVVLIDGALVLYLERGGRTVLAFDDDPEVLRAAASDLAATSRARRLETLTVEKINGAAIYGTPFALALQEAGFVPTPRGYALRRAAA, from the coding sequence ATGAGCGATGTGCTCGACCGTTTCACCCCCGCGACGCAGGACTGGTTCCGGGGCGCGTTCGACGCGCCCACGCCCGCGCAGGTCGGCGCGTGGGAGGCGGTGTCGGCGGGCTGCAGCGCGCTCGTCGTCGCGCCGACAGGGTCGGGCAAGACGCTGTCCGCATTCCTGTGGGCGATCGACAGCGTCTTCCGTGAGCGCATGGCATCGACGAAGTCGGATGCTGCCGCTGAGAGCGCCCGCACTCGCATCCTCTACATCTCGCCGCTGAAGGCACTGGGCGTCGACGTCGAGCGCAACCTGCGCTCTCCGCTCGTCGGCATCGGCCAGTCCGCACGTCGCCTCGGCCTCGATGTGCCGGAGGTCACCGTGGGCGTGCGGTCCGGCGACACGACTTCCTCCGACCGCCGCAAGCTCGTCAGCGCTCCGCCCGACATCCTGATCACCACTCCGGAATCGCTGTATCTGATGCTCACCAGCCGCGCCGGCGAGACGCTGCGCGGGGTGCACACCGTGATCATCGACGAAGTGCACGCGGTCGCTGCCACGAAGCGGGGCGCGCACCTGGCGGTGAGTCTTGAGCGGCTGGATGCCCTGCGCGCGGCCGACGGCGCAGCCGAGCCCGCACAGCGCATCGGCCTGTCGGCGACGGTGCGGCCGATCGATGAGGTGGCGCGGTTCCTCGGCGGATCGGCCCCGGTCGAGATCGTCGCTCCTCGAGCGGTGAAGACATTCGAACTCGATGTCGTCGTGCCGATGGACGACATGCGCAATCCTCCTCCACCGCCCGGCGCTGCAGCCGTTTCTGACGAACCAGCGGAGTACACAGAAGTCACCGGTTCGGTCTGGCCGCACGTCGAGGAGGCGATCGTCGACAAGGTCCTCGAGAACCGCTCGACCATCGTGTTCGCCAACTCCCGGCGCCTCGCCGAGCGACTCACCGGGCGGCTGAACGAGATCTACTCCGAGCGCATCGGCGTCGCGCTGCCAGAGCCGACTGCGCCACCTGCGGCCATGATGGCGCAGGCGGGTTCCACAGCTGGCGCCGATCCGGTCCTCGCGAAAGCACACCACGGATCGGTGTCGAAGGAACAGCGCGCACAGGTCGAGGACGAGCTGAAATCGGGCATCCTGCGCTGCGTCGTCGCCACCAGCAGTCTCGAGCTGGGCATCGACATGGGAGCGGTCGACCTGGTGATCCAGGTCGAGGCCCCGCCGTCAGCGGCATCCGGTCTGCAGCGCGTCGGCCGCGCCGGCCATCAGGTCGGCGAGGTGAGCCGGGCATCCCTGTTCCCCAAGCACCGCGGCGACGTCCTGCACACCGCCATCGTCACCGAACGGATGCTGGCGGGGCAGATCGAGGCGATCGCCGTTCCGCGCAATCCGCTCGACATCCTCGCACAGCAGACGATCGCGGCGTGCGCACTCGCGCCGATCTCGGTGGAGGACTGGTTCGAGACGGTGCGGCGCAGCGCGCCGTTCCAGACTCTCCCCCGCTCTGCCTACGAGGCGACTCTCGACCTGCTCGCGGGGCGATTCCCCTCGGACGAGTTCGCCGAGCTGCGCCCTAGGCTCGTGTGGGATCGGGATGCCGGCACGCTTACCGGGCGCCCGGGTGCGCAGCGGATCGCGGTCACCAGCGGCGGGACCATCCCCGACCGCGGGCTGTTCGGCGTCTTCGTCGCCGGCGAGACCACGGGTGCCAGGGTCGGCGAGCTCGATGAGGAGATGGTCTACGAATCACGCGTCGGCGACGTCTTCACCCTCGGCACCACCAGCTGGCGGATCGCCGAGATCACGCACGACCGCGTCAACGTGCTGCCCGCCTACGGACAGCCGGGCAAGGTGCCGTTCTGGCACGGCGACGGCATCGGTCGTCCGTACGAGCTCGGCGAGGCACTGGGGCGCTTCTCGCGCGAGGTGTCCGCAGCCGCTCCTGCGAAGGCGCAGCAGCGGCTCATCGACGCTGGTCTCGACGAGAGCGCCCGCGCGAATCTGATGAGTCATCTCGCGGAGCAGCGCGAGGCAACCGGCACTCTGCCGACCGACCGCACGCTCACCGTCGAGCGTGGGCATGACGAGGTCGGCGACTGGCGGGTGATCCTGCATTCTCCTTACGGCATGAAGGTGCACGCGCCGTGGGCGCTCGCGGTGAACGCGCGGGTGCGCGAGCGGCTCGGCGTCGAGGGCTCGGCTGTGGCGAGCGATGACGGCATCATCGTGCGGATTCCAGATGCCGACGCCGAGCCGCCGGGAGCGGAGCTGTTCTTCTTCGATGCGGACGAGCTCGAGCAGATCGTCACGGCGGAGGTCGGCGGGTCGGCGCTGTTCGCGTCGCGCTTCCGTGAGTGCGCTGCCAGGGCGCTGCTGATGCCGCGGATGAACCCGAACAAGCGCACGCCGCTGTGGCAGCAGCGGCAGCGCTCGGCGCAGCTGCTCGAGGTCGCGCGCCGCTATCCGACGTTCCCGATCATCCTCGAGACGCTGCGCGAAGTGCTGCAGGACGTCTACGACCTCCCCTCGCTGCGGCGGCTGATCACCGAGATCTCCGAGCGCCGCATCCGGCTGGTCGAGACCGAGCCCGCGCAGCCGTCGCCGTTCGCCCGCGACCTGCTCTTCGGTTACGTCGGCGCGTTCATGTACGAGGGCGATTCACCGCTCGCCGAGCGCCGCGCGGCCGCGCTGTCGGTGGATCCTTCACTGCTGGGCGAACTGCTCGGCACGGTCGAGATGCGCGAACTGCTCGACCCCGATGTGATCGCCCAGTTCGAACGCGAGGCGCAGCGCCTCGATCCGCAGCGGCAGGCCCGCGGGGTCGAGGGCGTCGCTGATCTGCTGCGACAGCTCGGGCCGCTGGATGCCGCGGAGGTCGCCGCCCGTCTGGAACCCGGTGCACCGGCGACTGCTCTCCTGTCCGAGCTCGTCACGGCCCGCCGCGTGATCCCTATGACCATCGCAGGTCACGCCCGCTTCGCCGTCATCGAGGACGCCGGGCGGCTGCGCGACGCACTCGGCGCAGCGCTGCCCACTGGCATCCCCGTCGCCTTCCTCGACCCCGTCGCCGACCCGCTCGGCGACCTCGCCTCACGACATGCGCGCACGCACGGGCCGTTCACGACGGCATCGGTCGCCGAGCGCTTCGGCGTCGGCGCTGCCGTCGCTCGGCACACCCTGCAGCGGCTGGAGTCGGCCGGGCGTCTGACCAGCGGGTTCTTCCTTCCTGCTTCCGACGCCGACCCGAGTGGCGAGAAGGAGTGGTGCGACTCCGAGGTGCTGCGCCGCCTGCGGATGCGCTCACTCGCGGCCATCCGCGGCAGCGTCGAGCCGGTGAGCCCTGGGGCCTATGCGCGCTTCCTGCCGGACTGGCAGCACCTGACGAGGCCGGTGGAGGGCATCGACGGTGTGCTGAGCATCGTCGAACAGCTCGCCGGCGTGCCGATCCCCGCCAGCGCCTGGGAGTCACTCGTGCTGCCCAGCCGCGTGCGCGATTACACGCCGGCGCTGCTCGATGAGTTGACCGCAGCGGGCGAGGTGGTCTGGGCCGGTCACGGCGCACTGCCCGGTCGCGACGGCTGGGTGTCGCTGCACCCCGCGGACCTCGCGCCGTTCACGCTGCCGATCCCAGAGGAGATGCCGGCCGCAGGCTCGCTCGATGAGCGGGTGCTCGACGTGCTGCGTCTGAGCGGTGCGTCGTTCACCGGTGCCGTGAGGACGATGACGGATGCCGAGAATGAGCAGTCCGTGCTGGATTCGCTGTGGACTCTGGCATGGCAGGGGCACATCACCAATGACACGTTCGCGCCGGTGCGCGCTCTGATCGCGGGTGGCTCGCAGGCGCATAAGGCGGCGCGGCGCGCGCCGCGCACGCGCACCTATCGGGGCATCTCGCTGGCGCGGCCTGCGGGACGAGGTCCGTCGGTCGGCTCTGGCGGCCGCTGGGCGGTGCTGCCGGAAGCGGAGTCGGATGCTGCGCGCCGCGCGACCGTCACCGCGGGGCTCCTGCTGGACCGCTACGGCGTGGTCACGCGTGGTGCTGTGCAGGCTGAGGGCGTGCCGGGTGGCTTCGCCCAGGCGTACCGGGTGCTGGCCGGATTCGAAGAGGCAGGGCACTGTCGGCGCGGCTACGTGATCGAGAGGCTCGGGGCCGCGCAGTTCGCAGCATCCACCACCGTCGACCGACTGCGCACCTTCGCAGGTCTCACCGACCCTCCCCCGCGCCGGGCTGTCACGCTCGCCGCGACAGACCCCGCGAACCCCTATGGCGCGGCGCTTGGTTGGCCGCGGCTCGACGCGGTGTCGCACCGTCCCGGCCGTAAAGCGGGCGGTCTGGTGGTGCTCATCGATGGCGCCCTGGTGCTCTACCTCGAGCGCGGTGGGCGCACGGTTCTGGCATTCGACGATGACCCCGAGGTGCTGCGCGCGGCAGCATCCGATCTGGCCGCGACCTCGCGCGCACGGCGCCTCGAGACGCTGACCGTCGAGAAGATCAACGGGGCGGCCATCTACGGGACTCCCTTCGCCCTGGCTCTGCAGGAGGCCGGTTTCGTCCCCACGCCGCGCGGCTACGCGCTGCGCCGCGCGGCTGCCTGA
- a CDS encoding DUF6157 family protein, protein MAHTTNYLNTFIEVSEDCRAEYGEEPPIAENLSIAALHYRLIIEHPYSRTSDDVLFETHALRKGIDPDDADARAEFFSQGQACLRSSPISKRYGWGTHHDAEGRVAMYPRESEEYAALAADPALKHTRAMRSSRAA, encoded by the coding sequence ATGGCGCATACGACGAACTACCTCAACACTTTCATCGAGGTCTCTGAGGACTGCCGGGCGGAGTACGGCGAGGAGCCGCCGATCGCCGAGAACCTCTCGATCGCGGCGCTGCATTACCGGCTCATCATCGAGCATCCCTATTCGCGCACCAGCGACGACGTGCTGTTCGAGACTCATGCGCTGCGCAAGGGCATCGACCCGGACGACGCGGATGCCAGGGCCGAGTTCTTCTCTCAGGGACAGGCCTGCCTGCGCTCTTCGCCGATCAGCAAGCGCTACGGCTGGGGCACGCATCATGACGCCGAGGGCCGCGTCGCGATGTACCCGCGCGAGTCGGAGGAGTATGCCGCGCTCGCCGCCGACCCGGCGCTGAAGCACACGCGGGCGATGCGCAGCAGTCGCGCGGCCTGA
- a CDS encoding sigma-70 family RNA polymerase sigma factor, with protein MSEQNDETEIWSRARTDSGEAFAELFRRHRDSVFRRAAALVDRMQDADDATAIAFFELWRKRRSVVLVDGTVLPWLLVAVTNTARNQRRGSVRYRRLLAALPRSDARDAEQEALTAIETEVLGIRLREALSVLDPKDAALLTLTALDGLSVADAAPLVGLKAGAARTRLMRARRRLQDRLGRHPSHVTWSLSEGERA; from the coding sequence ATGAGCGAGCAGAACGACGAGACCGAGATCTGGAGTCGTGCGCGCACGGACAGCGGTGAGGCCTTCGCCGAACTCTTCCGTCGGCACCGTGACTCCGTGTTCCGCCGGGCGGCCGCGCTCGTCGACCGGATGCAGGATGCTGATGACGCTACGGCGATCGCGTTCTTCGAACTCTGGCGAAAGCGAAGATCGGTCGTACTCGTCGATGGCACGGTGCTGCCATGGCTGCTTGTCGCCGTCACCAATACGGCAAGGAACCAGCGGCGCGGCAGCGTTCGCTATCGGCGTCTGCTCGCCGCGCTCCCACGATCGGATGCCCGAGATGCTGAGCAGGAGGCGCTGACCGCCATCGAGACCGAGGTTCTCGGCATCCGCCTGCGGGAGGCACTGTCGGTGTTGGATCCGAAGGATGCCGCGCTGCTCACGCTCACGGCGCTCGATGGGCTCAGTGTTGCAGACGCTGCACCGCTGGTCGGCTTGAAAGCCGGCGCAGCGCGGACGCGCCTGATGCGGGCGCGCCGTCGGCTGCAGGACCGCTTGGGCAGGCACCCGTCGCACGTCACCTGGTCTCTCTCGGAAGGAGAACGCGCATGA
- a CDS encoding GAP family protein, giving the protein MLEVIGDVLPSAVGIAISPIPIIAVILMLMSPRSKQLGLGFLVGWLVGVLVATTVFTLLAGIIPEPDTSDGSKPVMAVIQLLLGLGLLFLAVRQWRSRPAPGVDAELPAWMSKIDTMKPFAATGLALLLSGVNPKNLLLAAAAGTMIGRSGENLGEELTLVLIFALIASLTVAIPVITAIAAPKKAADVLSGIRTWLTANNAVIMTVLFIVLGVSVVGKGLGNF; this is encoded by the coding sequence ATGCTTGAGGTCATCGGCGACGTACTGCCCAGCGCTGTCGGCATCGCCATCAGTCCGATCCCGATCATCGCCGTCATCCTGATGCTGATGTCGCCGCGCTCGAAGCAGCTCGGCCTCGGCTTCCTGGTGGGCTGGCTGGTCGGCGTGCTCGTGGCGACGACGGTGTTCACGCTGCTCGCGGGGATCATCCCCGAGCCGGACACCTCTGACGGCTCGAAGCCGGTCATGGCCGTCATTCAGCTTCTGCTGGGTCTCGGGCTGCTGTTCCTCGCTGTGCGTCAGTGGCGCTCGCGCCCGGCCCCCGGCGTCGATGCCGAGCTGCCCGCCTGGATGTCGAAGATCGACACCATGAAGCCGTTCGCGGCGACCGGGCTCGCACTGCTGCTCTCGGGAGTGAACCCGAAGAACCTGCTGCTGGCGGCGGCGGCCGGCACGATGATCGGCCGCAGCGGCGAGAACCTCGGCGAGGAGCTGACGCTCGTGCTGATCTTCGCCCTCATCGCCTCGCTGACCGTCGCGATCCCGGTCATCACCGCGATCGCCGCCCCGAAGAAGGCCGCGGACGTGCTGTCCGGCATCCGCACCTGGCTCACCGCGAACAATGCCGTGATCATGACGGTGCTGTTCATCGTGCTCGGCGTCAGCGTGGTCGGGAAGGGCCTCGGGAACTTCTGA
- a CDS encoding ATP-binding protein, whose translation MTELTIGTVLGEPEQAVQLDARRFNRHTFWCGQSGSGKTYALGVVLEQLLLRTELPMLILDPNSDFVHLPKTRDAASAEDAARLADIDIRVFHSSQRDGERLRARYIDMSTVSKAALLQLDPIKDAEEYNVLLHMEEHTDRLDTDHMLENLRASGDPGMVRLANRIDNLEVLGWDLWSRGEGAITQVIDERPRATVMDLGGFAHPNEPKVAALAVLEHLWARREERRPILIVIDEAHNLCSPNPRTDVERVLTEQLVQIAAEGRKFGLWLLLSTQRPTKIHPNVLSQCDNLALMRVNAPRDLAELADVFGFAGDKISRSQRFTQGQALFAGGFIEEPTYVQMGVRITEESGGDVRVPLREG comes from the coding sequence ATGACAGAGCTGACGATCGGCACCGTGCTGGGGGAGCCCGAGCAGGCCGTGCAGTTGGACGCGCGGCGGTTCAACCGCCACACCTTCTGGTGTGGTCAGAGCGGCAGCGGCAAGACCTACGCGCTGGGCGTCGTGCTCGAGCAGCTGCTGTTGCGCACGGAGCTGCCGATGCTGATCCTCGACCCGAACTCTGATTTCGTGCACCTGCCGAAGACACGTGACGCCGCCAGTGCCGAGGATGCCGCGCGTCTGGCCGACATCGACATCCGCGTCTTCCACTCATCTCAACGTGACGGGGAGCGATTGCGGGCCCGTTACATCGACATGTCGACAGTGTCCAAGGCCGCGCTGCTGCAGCTTGACCCGATCAAGGACGCGGAGGAGTACAACGTGCTCCTGCACATGGAGGAGCACACGGATCGACTCGACACCGATCACATGCTCGAGAACCTACGCGCATCTGGTGATCCCGGCATGGTGCGTCTGGCGAATCGCATCGACAACCTCGAGGTGCTCGGCTGGGATCTCTGGTCGCGCGGCGAGGGGGCGATCACGCAAGTCATCGACGAGCGTCCCCGTGCCACAGTGATGGACCTCGGCGGATTCGCCCACCCGAACGAACCGAAGGTCGCCGCCCTCGCGGTGCTCGAGCACCTCTGGGCGCGCAGGGAGGAGCGGCGCCCCATCCTCATCGTGATCGACGAGGCGCACAACCTCTGTTCGCCGAATCCACGCACCGATGTCGAACGGGTGCTCACCGAGCAATTGGTGCAGATCGCCGCCGAGGGGCGCAAGTTCGGTCTGTGGCTGTTGCTGTCGACGCAGCGGCCGACGAAGATCCACCCGAATGTGCTGTCTCAGTGCGACAACCTCGCGCTGATGCGCGTCAACGCGCCGCGCGACCTCGCCGAGCTCGCCGACGTCTTCGGCTTCGCGGGCGACAAGATCAGCCGTTCCCAGCGGTTCACCCAGGGGCAGGCGCTGTTCGCCGGGGGGTTCATCGAAGAGCCCACCTACGTGCAGATGGGCGTGCGCATCACCGAGGAATCCGGCGGCGACGTGCGCGTGCCGCTGCGCGAAGGGTAG
- a CDS encoding SulP family inorganic anion transporter: MKTTLESLTRGLRRYLRRFGGRKTVGADLKAGLVLGVESVPDGLAAGLLAGVSPLHGLYAYMFGALGGALATGSAFMTVQSTGAMSVVIADVSASTPGGLTAGALTMLGILTGLVMLGLGIARLGSLVRFIPTAVLVGFINAVAVNIVLGQLDNATGISSEGANRILKAVDSFLHIWQWSWPTVLVGAVTVALILLLERTRLGALALVVAVIAGSALAALLALLGGIDKVATIGDVASVPQSLPGLQLPDLSTAFTLLIPALSLALVGLVQGAAISGSIPNPDGRYPDASADFRGQGVANLASGLFQGIPVGGSMSATALVRAAGAKTALANLFAGVVMAITILAFASLIEYVAMSALAGLLIVVGVRTFKFHDLYMVWRTGAVQATVLAVTFLLTLLIPLQYAVLTGVGLAVILIVVQQSNRVVLKRWEFDELSTLPVESSPPATIPPGEILILAPYGSLFFAAAPVFEKQLPEVPTYLAGAVVILRLRGKEALGSTFLRTMATYAERVRAAGGTLMISGVSETVYEQLRSTRIIRRIGERYVFQAKPRLGASLQQAIDAAQRMLDDRKQ, translated from the coding sequence ATGAAGACGACGCTCGAGTCGCTCACACGCGGCCTGCGCCGATACCTGCGCAGATTCGGCGGACGCAAGACCGTCGGCGCTGATCTGAAGGCCGGTCTCGTGCTGGGCGTCGAAAGCGTCCCGGACGGGTTGGCGGCGGGACTGCTCGCCGGGGTGAGCCCGCTGCACGGACTGTACGCCTACATGTTCGGTGCCCTCGGTGGCGCGCTCGCCACCGGGTCGGCGTTCATGACCGTTCAGTCCACTGGTGCGATGTCGGTCGTCATCGCGGACGTCTCCGCCTCGACGCCAGGCGGCCTCACCGCTGGCGCACTCACGATGCTCGGCATACTCACCGGCCTGGTGATGCTCGGCCTGGGCATCGCACGGCTCGGGTCGCTGGTGCGCTTCATCCCGACCGCGGTGCTGGTCGGCTTCATCAACGCGGTCGCGGTGAACATCGTGCTGGGGCAGCTCGACAACGCGACGGGCATCTCGTCTGAGGGGGCGAATCGCATCCTCAAGGCGGTGGATTCGTTCCTGCACATCTGGCAGTGGAGCTGGCCGACCGTGCTCGTCGGCGCGGTCACCGTCGCACTGATCCTGCTGCTCGAGCGCACCAGGCTCGGCGCCCTCGCCCTGGTCGTCGCGGTCATCGCAGGCTCTGCGCTCGCCGCCCTGCTGGCGCTGCTCGGCGGCATCGACAAGGTGGCGACCATCGGCGACGTGGCCAGCGTGCCGCAATCGCTGCCCGGACTGCAGCTGCCGGATCTCTCCACGGCGTTCACGCTGCTGATCCCCGCACTCTCCCTGGCGCTGGTCGGACTCGTGCAGGGCGCTGCCATCAGCGGCTCGATCCCCAATCCCGATGGCCGCTACCCGGATGCCTCCGCGGACTTCCGCGGGCAGGGCGTCGCGAATCTGGCATCCGGCCTGTTCCAGGGCATCCCCGTCGGCGGGTCGATGTCGGCGACGGCGCTGGTGCGCGCGGCGGGCGCGAAGACCGCGCTCGCCAACCTCTTCGCCGGTGTGGTGATGGCGATCACGATCCTCGCCTTCGCCTCGCTCATCGAGTACGTCGCCATGTCGGCGCTGGCAGGGCTGCTCATCGTGGTCGGCGTTCGGACCTTCAAGTTCCACGACCTGTACATGGTGTGGCGCACCGGCGCCGTGCAGGCCACGGTGCTGGCGGTCACCTTCCTGCTCACCTTGCTGATCCCGCTGCAGTACGCGGTGCTGACCGGCGTGGGCCTCGCCGTGATCCTGATCGTCGTGCAGCAGTCCAACCGCGTGGTGCTCAAGCGGTGGGAGTTCGACGAACTCAGCACCCTGCCGGTGGAGTCGTCGCCGCCCGCCACCATCCCTCCTGGCGAGATCCTCATCCTCGCGCCCTACGGCAGCCTGTTCTTCGCGGCCGCGCCGGTCTTCGAGAAGCAGCTGCCCGAGGTGCCGACGTATCTGGCCGGCGCCGTGGTGATCCTGCGACTGCGGGGCAAGGAGGCGCTCGGCAGCACGTTCCTGCGGACGATGGCGACGTACGCCGAGCGGGTGCGTGCCGCAGGTGGAACCCTGATGATCTCCGGCGTCAGCGAGACGGTCTACGAACAGCTGCGCAGCACGCGGATCATCCGCCGGATCGGTGAGCGGTACGTCTTCCAGGCGAAGCCCCGGCTGGGTGCCTCACTGCAGCAGGCCATTGACGCCGCGCAGCGGATGCTCGACGATCGCAAGCAATGA